In Tessaracoccus flavus, the following are encoded in one genomic region:
- the glp gene encoding gephyrin-like molybdotransferase Glp, with product MAWFGRKKQDDDVVEEEIIEEPRLPEPPAADAQGLRSVADHTAYLLELVEPLKPFGMSLLEAWDQVMCEDIDSMINVPPASTAKVAGYAVRASDLLDDEGHLAPPLAIVDADVDHLPADAAVVVGAGDVLPRGANAVLPSSFAAVEENHVRLIEKVSAGEYLRAAGEHLRQGTRLLSEGDVLGERAIGLLASAGVDKVLVRPRPRVVVVSSGEHLVEPGAEIRHGDVADTNSFMIAAAARAIGATVFRVAVHSNDPDAIREAITDQLIRADLVISTTGGRREDYETVASVMRDLGLVDSVDVLMTPGRTQTFGLIGDERVPMLMLPGNPVSAYVSFHAFARPLIRRLMGARTEHRAVRAIASGTLRSLRGQMHLLRGRVWSEGSVRHVEQVSAPHALTELARSNALIVLDDGIETVRPGEAVKVWLIEEE from the coding sequence ATGGCTTGGTTTGGTCGCAAGAAGCAGGACGACGACGTTGTAGAAGAAGAGATCATCGAGGAGCCCCGACTCCCGGAGCCTCCCGCGGCCGACGCGCAGGGCCTGCGCAGCGTGGCGGACCACACCGCCTATCTCCTCGAACTGGTCGAACCCCTCAAGCCGTTCGGGATGTCGCTGCTCGAAGCCTGGGATCAGGTGATGTGCGAGGACATCGACTCGATGATCAACGTACCGCCGGCTAGCACCGCCAAGGTCGCGGGCTACGCCGTGCGCGCCTCTGACCTGCTCGACGACGAGGGCCACCTCGCCCCGCCGCTCGCCATCGTCGACGCCGATGTCGACCACCTCCCGGCTGATGCGGCCGTCGTCGTGGGCGCCGGAGATGTCCTGCCCCGGGGCGCCAACGCGGTGCTGCCGTCGTCGTTCGCGGCGGTCGAGGAGAACCACGTCCGCCTGATCGAGAAGGTGTCGGCGGGCGAATACCTCCGCGCCGCCGGTGAGCACCTCCGTCAGGGCACCCGGCTGCTGAGCGAGGGAGACGTCCTCGGCGAGCGGGCCATCGGTCTCCTAGCCAGCGCCGGCGTTGACAAGGTCCTCGTCCGGCCTCGCCCCAGGGTCGTCGTCGTGAGTTCGGGGGAGCACCTGGTGGAGCCGGGGGCCGAGATCCGCCACGGGGACGTGGCTGACACCAATTCCTTCATGATCGCGGCGGCGGCACGCGCGATCGGCGCGACGGTCTTCAGGGTGGCGGTGCACTCCAACGATCCCGACGCCATCCGCGAGGCCATCACCGACCAACTCATTCGTGCCGATCTGGTCATCTCGACCACCGGCGGGCGTCGCGAGGACTATGAGACCGTCGCGTCGGTCATGCGGGACCTCGGTCTGGTCGACTCCGTCGACGTGTTGATGACGCCGGGCCGCACCCAGACCTTCGGCCTCATCGGCGACGAGCGGGTGCCGATGTTGATGCTCCCCGGCAACCCCGTCAGCGCCTACGTGTCGTTCCACGCCTTTGCCCGCCCTCTCATCCGTCGGCTCATGGGTGCCCGCACGGAGCACCGTGCGGTGCGTGCCATCGCGTCCGGCACGCTGCGCTCCCTGCGCGGCCAGATGCACCTCCTCCGGGGCCGCGTGTGGAGCGAGGGGAGCGTGCGCCACGTGGAGCAGGTGTCTGCTCCCCATGCGCTCACGGAACTGGCGCGCTCCAACGCACTCATCGTGCTGGACGACGGAATCGAGACCGTTCGCCCGGGTGAAGCGGTGAAGGTCTGGCTCATCGAAGAGGAATGA
- a CDS encoding 5-formyltetrahydrofolate cyclo-ligase, protein MPSDAQKDSLRSRVSAARSRVTDGEWSAVSRAMTRSALNFADARPTATVALYASRAAEPETGELITELARRGWRVLLPVIRRAVDWAEFGGWDEMAVGWGGIPQPTGPRLGAPALASASLIFVPCTAIGRDFSRLGTGGGWYDRALLHRTADAAVIALVREADVFDTVPTEPHDVAVDGYITEAGATFKDS, encoded by the coding sequence ATGCCTAGTGACGCCCAGAAGGACTCGCTGCGGAGCCGTGTCTCGGCGGCCCGCTCGCGAGTCACCGACGGCGAATGGAGCGCGGTCAGCCGCGCCATGACCCGCTCGGCCCTCAACTTCGCGGACGCACGACCGACGGCGACCGTCGCTCTCTACGCGTCCCGGGCCGCGGAGCCGGAGACGGGCGAGCTCATCACAGAACTCGCACGGAGGGGATGGCGCGTGTTGCTGCCCGTCATCCGACGTGCCGTCGACTGGGCCGAATTCGGCGGCTGGGATGAGATGGCGGTCGGTTGGGGCGGGATCCCGCAACCGACAGGGCCGCGCCTCGGAGCCCCTGCGCTCGCCTCGGCGAGCCTCATCTTCGTTCCGTGCACGGCGATCGGGCGGGACTTCTCGCGACTGGGCACCGGCGGCGGGTGGTACGACCGCGCGCTGCTCCACCGCACCGCAGACGCGGCCGTGATCGCGCTGGTCAGAGAGGCGGACGTGTTCGACACCGTGCCGACCGAGCCGCACGACGTCGCGGTGGACGGTTACATCACCGAGGCTGGCGCGACGTTCAAAGACTCGTGA
- a CDS encoding FmdB family zinc ribbon protein, producing MPTYQYRCTECGTDLEVVQKFTDDALTVCPDCDGELRKVFNAVGVVFKGSGFYATDSRKSKTASTKSASPAAEKAAPKTEAPKVEAKSA from the coding sequence ATGCCTACCTACCAGTACCGCTGCACCGAATGCGGCACCGACCTTGAGGTCGTGCAGAAGTTCACCGACGACGCGCTGACCGTGTGCCCGGACTGCGACGGCGAGCTGCGAAAGGTCTTCAACGCCGTCGGCGTCGTCTTCAAGGGTTCCGGCTTCTACGCGACCGACTCCCGCAAGTCCAAGACCGCCAGTACCAAGTCGGCCTCCCCCGCCGCCGAGAAGGCTGCCCCCAAGACCGAAGCCCCCAAGGTTGAGGCGAAGTCGGCCTGA